A section of the Luteitalea sp. genome encodes:
- a CDS encoding GAF domain-containing protein → MKETLTDTSSTLIARITDREALATLFDLGRRITSVLHLGELLHTIPDLIGRLIAFDAFAIYLLDEKRGELTIGYQVGYPEGLAEQVRLRVGEGVVGAAVAEQRAWLVNDLSTEPRHLGFVPDVQSSLVVPLVYRKRVIGALNILSRELGAFTSSHLALVRQFGTHVAVALVNARLFEQQRRDAETFELLAEIGRDVSSILDLDELLTRIAQLTRRVVDYRSFCLLLLNEATNLLEVRIAVQYGDIHTVHPMRLGEGLVGYAAEQRTSVLVGDVTREPRYIQVMEDVRSEVAIPMIYKDRLIGVLDIASPNVDAFEKRDLHVLEVLANQAAVAIENARLYEAVAANEERLEREVRFAQRVQAALLPVGLPKRLRSVDVGVRFASARELGGDFHELLTAEANSLVIAVGDVSGKGVPAALYGVFAAELVRSRTFRKPYLPERSTPAGVLASINTILHQRQLEEYYCTLCYAWFDLKRRILTLANSGLPYPIHCNEERAIQIEQAGVPLGAFAESRYDEVTMPLNAGDLFLFCSDGIFEAMNERGEEFGAARLLDVARQARELPAQRIVDAVFGAVVAFRGNAGQNDDMTAVAVKILT, encoded by the coding sequence GTGAAAGAGACGCTCACAGACACCTCTTCGACGCTCATCGCGCGGATTACCGACCGCGAGGCCCTGGCGACGTTGTTCGACCTCGGCCGGCGTATCACGTCCGTCCTCCATCTCGGCGAGCTGCTCCATACCATCCCAGATCTCATCGGTCGCTTGATTGCCTTCGATGCGTTCGCGATCTACCTGCTGGACGAGAAGCGCGGCGAGTTGACGATTGGCTATCAGGTCGGGTATCCAGAGGGGCTTGCCGAGCAGGTCCGTTTGCGCGTGGGGGAGGGCGTGGTCGGAGCAGCCGTGGCGGAACAGCGCGCATGGCTGGTGAACGATCTCTCGACGGAGCCACGGCATCTCGGCTTCGTGCCGGACGTGCAGTCCTCGCTCGTCGTGCCGCTCGTCTACCGCAAGCGTGTGATTGGCGCGCTGAACATCTTGAGTCGGGAGCTCGGCGCGTTCACGTCGAGCCATCTCGCCCTCGTGCGTCAATTCGGCACGCACGTGGCGGTGGCGCTCGTCAACGCGCGTCTGTTCGAGCAGCAGCGCCGGGACGCCGAAACATTCGAGCTGCTGGCGGAGATCGGGCGGGACGTCTCGTCGATTCTCGACCTGGACGAGCTGCTCACGCGCATTGCGCAGCTGACGCGCCGTGTCGTCGACTATCGCAGCTTCTGTCTCCTGCTCCTCAATGAGGCCACCAATCTGCTCGAGGTGAGAATCGCGGTGCAGTACGGCGACATTCATACCGTGCACCCCATGCGGCTCGGTGAAGGCCTGGTTGGATACGCCGCCGAGCAGCGGACGTCCGTTCTCGTAGGCGACGTCACGCGCGAGCCACGCTACATCCAGGTGATGGAAGACGTGCGGTCAGAGGTCGCCATCCCGATGATCTACAAAGACCGGCTGATTGGCGTGCTCGATATTGCCAGCCCGAACGTCGACGCCTTTGAGAAGCGCGATCTGCACGTCCTCGAGGTGCTCGCGAACCAAGCGGCCGTCGCCATCGAGAACGCTCGGCTCTACGAAGCGGTAGCGGCGAACGAAGAGCGCCTGGAGCGCGAGGTGCGCTTTGCGCAGCGCGTGCAAGCCGCGCTGCTGCCAGTGGGGCTTCCCAAGCGGCTTCGAAGCGTCGACGTGGGGGTGCGCTTCGCGTCAGCACGCGAGCTCGGTGGCGACTTCCACGAGCTCTTGACGGCGGAGGCCAACAGCCTCGTGATCGCGGTCGGCGACGTGTCCGGTAAAGGCGTGCCGGCGGCTCTTTACGGGGTCTTCGCAGCGGAGCTCGTGCGGTCGCGGACGTTCCGGAAGCCGTATCTGCCCGAGCGCTCGACGCCGGCCGGCGTGCTCGCATCGATCAACACCATCCTCCACCAACGGCAGCTCGAGGAGTACTATTGCACGCTCTGCTACGCCTGGTTCGATCTCAAGCGCCGCATCTTGACGCTGGCCAACTCTGGCCTTCCCTACCCTATCCACTGCAACGAGGAGCGCGCCATCCAAATCGAGCAAGCCGGGGTCCCCTTGGGTGCCTTTGCCGAGTCGCGGTACGACGAGGTCACGATGCCGCTCAACGCAGGCGACCTGTTCCTCTTCTGCTCGGATGGCATCTTCGAGGCGATGAACGAGCGGGGTGAAGAATTCGGCGCCGCTCGCCTGCTCGACGTCGCGCGCCAAGCCCGCGAGCTACCGGCCCAGCGCATCGTCGACGCCGTCTTTGGCGCGGTCGTGGCGTTTCGCGGGAACGCAGGACAAAACGACGACATGACGGCTGTGGCCGTGAAGATTCTTACCTAG